One genomic region from Mycoplasmopsis columbina encodes:
- a CDS encoding class I tRNA ligase family protein, whose translation MNKYNPLEIESKWQKHWENTKYFEPKNDFLLPKKYILSMFPYPSGNLHMGHVRNYTLGDVFARFYRRKGFNVLHPFGWDAFGLPAENAAIKNKIHPKKWTYENIEKMNPTLKQLGISFAWDRQVITADENYTKYDQYIFLKMYEKGLIYRKNAYLNWCEKDQTVLANEQVENGKCWRCGELVVQKEMPQYYLKITEYAEELQKDLELLKKHWPENVLLMQKNWIDYKKGFLAKFKIQNKTKKFNDLDVFVQNTNEVENCNFLAISGIHPLINQLKEEKVLNDSDLKSIENIVNNAKNKNFANKLHFQLPIQAIFNQNLKINVYVTDFASAGQVDKVILVDVNKLKSYKEFAEINKIEIINNDYKIDLKDLKTASEINLQDWGISRQRYWGAPIPMINCSSCGNVPEKFENLPITLPQNVEFTGQGNPILTDKEWLKIKCPYCGNSATRESDTMDTFFQSSWYFARYTVPTNLRENNLFEPNELKYWNSVDQYIGGVEHAILHLLYSRFFTKVLADLNIFSFREPFNNLLTQGMVLKDGAKMSKSKGNTVSPEEMLAKYGADTIRLFIMFAAPPEKDLEWLDSGIEGSFKFIKRLVEKANLLKNKFDYANYLKNYDFSNLNSEEKMARRKLHQSYLKQEIVYDEQNNNFAFNTIIAWSMEVLNAYDNIEKEDLIAEMLYVLLNILEPFIPHVAWELSQKFFNLDNLYHFNADKNALENDEINYPVTINGKVKVQLTISKEKNDKEYVLKLAKEKVAKYLEGKTIVKEVFVLDKIVNFVIK comes from the coding sequence ATGAATAAATATAATCCTTTAGAAATTGAATCAAAATGACAAAAGCATTGAGAAAATACAAAATATTTTGAACCAAAAAATGACTTTTTACTTCCAAAAAAATATATTTTAAGTATGTTTCCTTATCCAAGCGGAAATTTACATATGGGACACGTAAGAAATTACACATTAGGTGATGTTTTTGCTCGTTTTTATAGAAGAAAAGGATTTAATGTACTTCATCCTTTTGGATGAGATGCATTTGGTTTGCCAGCTGAAAATGCAGCAATTAAAAATAAAATTCATCCTAAAAAATGAACATATGAAAACATTGAAAAAATGAATCCTACTTTAAAACAACTAGGTATTTCTTTTGCTTGAGATAGACAAGTTATTACCGCAGATGAAAACTATACAAAGTATGATCAATACATTTTTCTTAAAATGTATGAAAAAGGATTGATTTATCGAAAAAATGCTTATTTAAATTGATGTGAAAAAGATCAAACAGTTTTAGCTAACGAACAAGTTGAAAATGGAAAATGTTGACGTTGTGGTGAACTAGTTGTTCAAAAAGAAATGCCACAATATTATTTGAAAATTACTGAATATGCAGAAGAGTTACAAAAAGATTTAGAATTATTAAAAAAACATTGACCAGAAAATGTTTTATTAATGCAAAAAAACTGAATAGACTATAAAAAAGGTTTTTTAGCAAAATTTAAAATTCAAAATAAAACTAAAAAATTTAATGACTTAGATGTTTTTGTACAAAATACAAATGAAGTTGAAAATTGTAATTTCTTAGCTATTAGTGGAATTCACCCTTTAATTAATCAATTAAAAGAAGAAAAAGTATTAAATGATAGTGATTTAAAAAGCATTGAAAATATTGTAAATAACGCTAAAAATAAAAATTTTGCAAATAAACTACATTTTCAACTACCAATTCAAGCAATTTTTAATCAAAATCTAAAAATAAATGTTTATGTTACAGATTTTGCATCAGCAGGACAAGTTGATAAAGTTATTTTGGTTGATGTAAACAAATTAAAAAGTTATAAAGAATTTGCAGAAATTAATAAAATTGAAATTATCAATAATGACTATAAAATAGATTTAAAAGATCTAAAAACTGCTAGTGAAATAAATTTACAAGATTGGGGAATTAGTAGACAAAGATATTGAGGTGCACCAATTCCAATGATTAATTGTTCATCATGTGGTAATGTGCCTGAAAAATTTGAGAATTTACCAATAACACTTCCACAAAATGTTGAATTTACTGGTCAAGGTAATCCTATTTTGACAGATAAAGAATGATTAAAGATCAAATGTCCATATTGTGGAAATTCCGCTACTAGAGAATCTGATACTATGGATACTTTCTTTCAATCAAGTTGATATTTTGCCCGTTACACAGTTCCAACCAATTTAAGAGAAAATAATTTATTTGAACCTAACGAATTAAAATACTGAAATTCAGTTGATCAATATATTGGTGGTGTAGAACATGCAATTTTGCATTTATTGTATTCAAGATTTTTTACAAAAGTTTTAGCTGATTTAAATATTTTTTCATTCAGAGAACCTTTTAACAATTTATTGACACAAGGAATGGTTTTAAAAGATGGTGCAAAGATGTCTAAATCTAAAGGTAATACAGTAAGTCCCGAGGAAATGCTAGCAAAATATGGAGCTGATACAATTAGACTTTTCATTATGTTCGCTGCTCCACCTGAAAAAGATTTAGAATGATTAGATTCTGGTATTGAAGGAAGTTTTAAATTTATTAAAAGACTTGTTGAAAAAGCAAACTTGTTAAAAAATAAATTTGACTATGCAAATTATTTAAAAAATTATGACTTTAGTAATTTAAATAGTGAAGAAAAAATGGCGAGAAGAAAACTTCACCAAAGTTATTTAAAGCAAGAAATAGTTTATGATGAACAAAATAATAATTTTGCTTTTAACACTATAATTGCTTGAAGTATGGAAGTTTTAAATGCTTATGATAATATTGAAAAAGAAGATTTAATAGCTGAAATGCTTTATGTTTTATTAAACATTCTAGAACCTTTTATTCCGCACGTTGCTTGAGAATTAAGTCAAAAATTTTTCAACTTAGATAATCTTTATCATTTCAACGCTGATAAAAATGCACTTGAAAATGATGAAATTAATTATCCAGTAACAATTAATGGAAAGGTCAAAGTTCAACTTACAATTAGTAAAGAAAAAAATGATAAAGAATATGTTCTTAAATTAGCCAAAGAAAAAGTTGCAAAATACTTAGAAGGCAAAACTATTGTAAAAGAAGTTTTTGTATTAGACAAAATTGTTAATTTTGTAATTAAATAA
- a CDS encoding MPN527 family putative ECF transporter permease subunit has translation MQATEFMEQNSIYHKKPILLKLAISALFLAIAFVLNFFGKYLLFPFTAFLKFDFTIFIIAIIFTYIGWQYGLIVALTFFIIAPAYNEFGYSTLSVVGHFVLFVTQISFASLFFLFKKIDYKSRISRKLKFRYWIYPLAIITLTTLLLILLNIFAINPVYFQFFGDTEIKTFKDLAAPKKWESYKNLFFGINNYYLASFALYGVFNFVNLSLNYLFIVLLERKNKITQIFKILHN, from the coding sequence ATGCAGGCGACAGAATTTATGGAACAAAATAGCATTTATCATAAAAAACCGATACTTTTAAAACTTGCTATTAGCGCACTTTTTTTAGCCATAGCTTTTGTATTAAATTTTTTTGGCAAATATCTTTTGTTTCCTTTTACGGCTTTTTTAAAGTTTGATTTTACAATTTTCATTATTGCCATTATTTTTACCTATATTGGTTGGCAATACGGTTTAATAGTCGCTTTAACTTTTTTTATTATTGCGCCAGCTTACAATGAATTTGGTTATTCAACATTATCAGTAGTAGGACATTTTGTTCTTTTCGTTACTCAAATAAGTTTTGCAAGTTTGTTTTTTCTTTTTAAAAAAATTGATTATAAATCAAGAATTTCTAGAAAACTTAAATTTAGATATTGAATCTATCCACTTGCAATAATTACTTTAACTACTTTACTTTTGATATTGCTTAATATTTTTGCAATTAATCCAGTTTATTTTCAATTTTTTGGAGATACGGAAATTAAAACATTTAAAGACTTAGCTGCTCCAAAAAAATGAGAAAGTTATAAAAATCTCTTCTTTGGAATTAATAATTACTATTTAGCATCTTTTGCACTCTATGGAGTTTTTAACTTTGTAAACTTATCATTAAATTACTTGTTTATAGTGCTATTAGAAAGAAAAAATAAAATAACACAAATTTTTAAAATTTTACATAACTAG
- the upp gene encoding uracil phosphoribosyltransferase produces MLKVIEHPLISVKLTNMRDENANHSIFRRNLNEIASLMVYEVLRNYQTKSKEVITPIGLKYKGYALDKEIVIVPILRAGLGMLEGLLELVPEARVGHIGLNRNEITHLPESYYYKMPNVAKDSYVFVVDPMLATGGSAADAIEKLHQDGFTNVQLVCLVGAPEGVKHVEERFGKDKIQIFLAALDERLNEHKYIEPGLGDAGDRIYGTK; encoded by the coding sequence ATGTTAAAAGTAATTGAACATCCTTTAATTTCAGTCAAATTAACTAATATGCGTGATGAAAATGCAAACCATTCAATTTTTCGCAGAAATTTAAATGAAATTGCTTCTTTAATGGTTTATGAGGTTTTAAGAAACTATCAAACTAAAAGTAAAGAAGTAATTACACCAATTGGATTGAAATACAAGGGTTATGCTCTTGATAAAGAAATTGTGATTGTACCAATTTTAAGAGCTGGGTTAGGAATGTTAGAAGGGCTTTTAGAATTAGTGCCTGAGGCACGTGTTGGACATATTGGTTTAAATCGTAATGAAATTACACATTTACCTGAATCATACTATTACAAAATGCCTAACGTTGCAAAAGACAGCTATGTTTTTGTGGTTGATCCAATGTTAGCAACTGGTGGAAGTGCTGCGGATGCAATTGAAAAATTACATCAAGATGGTTTTACTAATGTGCAATTAGTTTGCCTTGTTGGTGCTCCTGAGGGAGTTAAACATGTAGAAGAAAGATTTGGTAAAGACAAAATTCAAATTTTTCTTGCTGCATTAGATGAAAGACTTAATGAACATAAGTACATTGAACCTGGATTAGGTGATGCAGGCGACAGAATTTATGGAACAAAATAG